From Paenibacillus sp. V4I7, one genomic window encodes:
- a CDS encoding carboxylesterase gives MVTIESRIYKSTEPFFWSGSGDNQETGILMIHGFTGSPSEFRRIGYVLRDEGYTIQAVKLPGHGTSPEEMIRTGWTDWYGHVLESYDELAAKCKSVVVMGHSMGGLLALKLAVERRTAGVISLATPIFLRSRKSALAALLQYFIKYVAKKPKQISTLLDESCAYTKTPIRCVVSLRKLLKQVKSLLPQVEVPIWIGQGSKDGVVHQESAAFLHKRISSQVKELRYYPESSHGMLLDQERELIYADITAFILSLKVAYYGVKETSTAN, from the coding sequence TTGGTTACCATCGAGAGCAGAATTTACAAGTCGACAGAACCATTCTTTTGGTCAGGAAGTGGAGATAATCAAGAGACAGGCATACTGATGATCCATGGATTCACGGGGTCGCCCTCGGAGTTTAGACGGATTGGGTATGTGCTCAGAGATGAAGGCTACACCATCCAAGCTGTAAAGCTTCCAGGACATGGTACCTCACCCGAAGAAATGATACGAACCGGATGGACGGATTGGTATGGGCATGTGCTGGAGAGTTATGACGAGCTTGCAGCGAAATGCAAAAGCGTTGTTGTTATGGGACATTCAATGGGCGGACTGCTTGCCTTGAAGCTAGCTGTGGAACGTCGTACGGCTGGTGTTATTTCACTGGCTACGCCTATTTTTCTGAGATCAAGGAAGTCGGCGCTGGCCGCACTGCTGCAATATTTTATCAAATATGTAGCCAAGAAACCCAAACAAATCTCCACGTTATTAGATGAGTCATGTGCATATACCAAAACGCCGATTCGTTGCGTAGTAAGTTTACGTAAGCTGTTAAAACAAGTAAAAAGCTTGTTACCTCAAGTCGAAGTACCGATATGGATCGGTCAAGGGAGCAAGGATGGCGTGGTCCATCAGGAAAGCGCAGCGTTTTTACATAAGCGCATTAGTTCCCAAGTGAAAGAACTTCGTTATTACCCAGAGTCATCCCACGGAATGCTGCTGGATCAAGAGAGAGAGCTTATCTATGCCGATATCACTGCGTTTATCCTTTCTCTGAAAGTGGCATACTATGGAGTAAAGGAAACAAGTACGGCGAATTAG
- the secG gene encoding preprotein translocase subunit SecG: MVIFTKILLIIASVGLIAIVLLQKGKSAGLSGAISGGAEHLFGKQKARGLELFLSRFTMGLAAAFFILSIVVAYVVKA; this comes from the coding sequence ATGGTAATCTTTACGAAAATTTTGTTAATCATAGCTTCGGTTGGATTAATTGCGATTGTACTTTTACAAAAAGGCAAAAGCGCAGGTTTGTCCGGTGCCATTTCCGGTGGTGCAGAACACTTATTTGGTAAGCAAAAAGCACGCGGTTTGGAACTATTTTTGTCCCGTTTTACAATGGGGCTTGCTGCTGCATTTTTCATTCTTTCCATTGTCGTAGCATACGTAGTGAAGGCCTAA
- a CDS encoding M50 family metallopeptidase: protein MSNWVKTILFLIGSAVLTHWIPSSFFRNIDTMVHEFGHAVVTLALSGKVMYIELYANHSGVTYSAISKPWAIIPVALAGYVTASLFAWFLFSAYSKGKQRLGLQVMIALSALSLVLFVRNGFGIMFLVGFIALTIIVMALTPKWLRDFYYLLLAFLCLEESVFGPFSLIIYAWGNARQAGDASNLAQHTGIPAMVWAVLFTLFALWCAKQAVQAFLGRKKRAKSWGQQSPTPSYRD, encoded by the coding sequence ATGAGCAACTGGGTGAAAACTATTTTATTTCTGATAGGTTCCGCGGTGCTCACGCACTGGATCCCTTCTTCTTTTTTTCGCAACATAGACACGATGGTTCATGAATTTGGGCATGCTGTGGTGACCTTGGCGCTATCGGGGAAAGTGATGTACATCGAGCTCTATGCCAATCATAGTGGTGTGACGTACTCAGCCATATCGAAACCGTGGGCGATCATTCCAGTGGCCTTAGCAGGTTATGTGACGGCGTCTCTCTTTGCTTGGTTCCTGTTCTCGGCTTATTCGAAAGGCAAGCAGCGTTTAGGTCTACAGGTGATGATCGCGCTTTCTGCTCTCTCGTTGGTATTGTTTGTCCGTAACGGATTCGGGATTATGTTCTTAGTCGGTTTCATTGCGCTGACGATCATTGTTATGGCGCTTACGCCAAAGTGGTTGCGTGATTTCTACTACTTACTGCTTGCTTTCTTATGCTTAGAAGAGTCTGTATTTGGCCCCTTCTCTTTGATCATCTATGCATGGGGGAATGCACGGCAAGCGGGTGATGCCTCCAATTTGGCGCAGCATACCGGCATTCCGGCTATGGTGTGGGCCGTCCTATTTACGCTTTTTGCTTTGTGGTGTGCTAAACAGGCCGTGCAAGCTTTTCTGGGGCGAAAAAAACGCGCTAAAAGTTGGGGTCAACAATCACCAACACCATCCTACCGCGACTAG
- the eno gene encoding phosphopyruvate hydratase yields MTIISDVYAREVLDSRGNPTVEVEVYLESGAFGRAIVPSGASTGAYEAVELRDGDKGRYLGKGVLKAVENVNEIIAPEIIGLDALDQVGIDHKMIELDGTPNKAKLGANAILAVSMAVARAAADALDVPLYVYLGGFNAKTLPVPMMNIINGGAHADNNVDVQEFMVLPVGAPTFKEALRIGAEIFHSLKSVLKEKGLNTAVGDEGGFAPNFTSNEEAITTILTAIENAGYKPGVDVFLGMDVASTEFFKDGKYHLEGEGKSFTSAEWVDFLAAWVDKYPIITVEDGCSEDDWEGWKLLTEKLGNKVQLVGDDLFVTNTERLSRGIEENIGNSILVKVNQIGTLTETFDAIEMAKRAGYTAVISHRSGESEDSTIADIAVATNAGQIKTGAPSRTDRVAKYNQLLRIEDELFTVAQYAGKKAFYNLRNFK; encoded by the coding sequence ATGACGATTATTTCTGATGTTTATGCACGCGAAGTATTGGATTCCCGCGGTAACCCAACAGTTGAGGTAGAAGTATATCTAGAGTCCGGCGCTTTCGGCCGCGCTATCGTTCCTTCAGGCGCTTCCACAGGCGCATACGAGGCTGTTGAGCTTCGTGATGGTGACAAAGGTCGTTACCTTGGTAAAGGCGTTCTGAAAGCCGTTGAGAACGTGAACGAAATCATCGCTCCAGAAATCATCGGTCTTGACGCGCTTGATCAAGTTGGCATCGACCACAAAATGATCGAGCTTGACGGTACTCCTAACAAAGCAAAATTAGGCGCTAACGCAATCCTAGCTGTTTCCATGGCAGTAGCTCGCGCAGCAGCAGATGCTTTGGATGTTCCACTTTACGTATACCTTGGCGGATTCAACGCTAAGACGCTTCCAGTTCCTATGATGAACATCATCAACGGTGGGGCACATGCCGATAACAACGTTGACGTTCAAGAGTTCATGGTTCTGCCGGTAGGCGCGCCTACTTTCAAAGAAGCTCTTCGCATTGGCGCTGAGATTTTCCATAGCTTGAAATCCGTATTGAAAGAAAAAGGCCTTAACACTGCAGTTGGCGACGAAGGCGGATTCGCTCCTAACTTCACATCCAACGAAGAAGCAATCACGACGATCCTTACAGCAATCGAAAACGCTGGTTACAAACCAGGTGTTGACGTATTCTTGGGTATGGACGTTGCTTCCACAGAATTCTTCAAAGATGGTAAATACCACCTTGAAGGCGAAGGCAAATCCTTCACATCCGCTGAGTGGGTTGACTTCCTTGCTGCATGGGTTGATAAATACCCAATTATCACGGTTGAAGACGGTTGTTCCGAAGACGATTGGGAAGGTTGGAAATTGCTTACTGAGAAATTGGGTAACAAAGTTCAACTCGTTGGTGACGATCTATTCGTTACGAACACTGAGCGTCTTTCCAGAGGGATCGAAGAAAACATCGGTAACTCCATCTTGGTTAAAGTTAACCAAATCGGTACGCTTACTGAGACTTTTGATGCAATCGAAATGGCAAAACGCGCTGGTTACACAGCAGTAATCTCCCACCGGTCCGGTGAGAGCGAAGACAGCACAATCGCTGACATCGCTGTTGCTACCAACGCTGGTCAAATCAAAACAGGTGCTCCGTCCCGTACGGACCGTGTAGCGAAATACAACCAACTTCTTCGTATCGAAGACGAGTTATTCACTGTAGCTCAATACGCTGGTAAAAAAGCATTCTACAACTTGAGAAACTTCAAATAA
- the gpmI gene encoding 2,3-bisphosphoglycerate-independent phosphoglycerate mutase: MSRPKPVALIILDGFGLRSEEQGNAVAHAKKPNYDRYWSSYPHTTLTACGEAVGLPEGQMGNSEVGHLNIGAGRIVYQDLTRISKSIRDGEFYDNETILGAFRHAKANGKKLHLYGLLSDGGVHSHIQHLFALLDLAKKEQFDDVYIHAFLDGRDVAPDSAKSYMASLQHKIMEVGVGHIATVQGRYYAMDRDKRWERTEKSYRAMVYGEGPAYTDPMKAIVESYEKSIFDEFVMPTVIVSDDGKPVGLVESGDAVIFFNFRPDRAIQLSQVFTNEDFRGFDRGPKVAKNLYYVCLTLFSESVDGFVAYKPKDLDNTLGEVLAQNGLKQLRAAETEKYPHVTFFFSGGRDAELPGETRLLIPSPKVATYDLQPEMSAYELAAAVVKEVEADRNDVIVLNFANPDMVGHSGLLEPTVKAIEATDDCLGQVVEAILAKGGVVCITADHGNADLVTNADGSRNTAHTTNPVPFIVTDKSVTLRDGGILADIAPTMLDFLEVTQPEQMTGTTIIKR, encoded by the coding sequence ATGTCGAGACCGAAACCGGTAGCACTCATCATTCTCGATGGCTTCGGACTCCGCTCGGAAGAGCAGGGGAATGCGGTTGCTCATGCCAAAAAGCCTAACTACGACCGTTACTGGTCGAGTTATCCACATACAACCCTTACCGCTTGCGGTGAGGCCGTAGGTTTGCCAGAAGGCCAGATGGGGAATTCTGAAGTAGGACACCTGAACATTGGCGCAGGCCGTATCGTTTATCAGGATCTGACGCGGATTTCCAAATCGATTCGTGATGGTGAATTTTACGATAATGAAACGATTCTAGGCGCTTTTCGACATGCAAAAGCAAACGGAAAGAAGCTGCACCTCTACGGGCTGCTCTCCGATGGCGGCGTACATAGTCACATTCAGCATTTGTTCGCTTTGCTGGACTTGGCTAAGAAAGAACAATTTGATGATGTGTACATCCATGCTTTCCTAGATGGCCGCGACGTGGCTCCAGATTCCGCAAAGAGTTATATGGCCAGCCTGCAGCACAAAATCATGGAAGTCGGCGTAGGGCATATCGCAACCGTTCAAGGCCGCTATTATGCGATGGATCGCGATAAACGTTGGGAGCGGACGGAGAAATCCTACCGTGCCATGGTTTATGGCGAGGGGCCTGCTTACACAGATCCAATGAAAGCTATTGTTGAATCCTATGAGAAATCGATCTTCGACGAGTTCGTTATGCCAACGGTTATCGTCTCCGATGATGGCAAGCCGGTAGGTCTTGTAGAATCAGGGGATGCGGTTATCTTCTTCAACTTCCGCCCTGACCGTGCGATTCAGCTTTCGCAAGTCTTCACGAATGAAGATTTCCGCGGTTTTGACCGTGGTCCTAAAGTAGCTAAGAACCTGTACTACGTATGTCTGACACTGTTCAGTGAATCCGTAGACGGCTTCGTTGCCTACAAGCCTAAGGATCTCGACAATACCCTTGGCGAGGTGCTGGCTCAGAACGGTCTGAAGCAGCTTCGCGCAGCGGAAACAGAGAAATATCCACACGTGACGTTCTTCTTCAGTGGTGGTCGGGATGCTGAACTGCCAGGGGAAACGCGTCTTCTCATTCCTTCGCCGAAAGTAGCTACTTACGATTTGCAACCAGAAATGAGTGCATATGAGTTGGCAGCTGCTGTAGTTAAGGAAGTCGAAGCAGATCGTAATGACGTAATCGTCCTCAACTTCGCTAACCCTGACATGGTAGGTCACTCAGGTTTGTTGGAGCCTACGGTGAAAGCAATCGAAGCAACAGATGATTGTCTAGGTCAAGTTGTAGAAGCGATCCTCGCCAAAGGCGGCGTGGTGTGTATTACAGCAGATCACGGGAATGCAGATCTTGTTACGAATGCAGATGGATCACGCAACACAGCACATACAACGAATCCTGTGCCTTTTATTGTTACGGACAAATCTGTTACACTAAGAGACGGCGGAATTTTGGCAGATATTGCCCCAACGATGCTAGACTTCTTAGAGGTTACACAACCGGAACAGATGACCGGGACAACCATCATAAAGCGCTAA
- the tpiA gene encoding triose-phosphate isomerase produces the protein MSRKPIIAGNWKMFKTVSEAISFVNEVKGSTVEGVESVICSPFTNLPTLVEAVKGTDVHVGAQNLHFEDNGAYTGEISGVMLKDLGVEYVIIGHSERRAYFAETDEIVNKKVVAAFKHGLTPILCVGEKLEEREAGQTKDVCKVQTEAAFAGLSAEQAAQVVIAYEPIWAIGTGKSSTAEDAQDVIGYIRQLVSGLYGASVADAVRIQYGGSVKPNNIAEYMAQPDIDGALVGGASLEPASYIQLVQGAK, from the coding sequence ATGAGTAGAAAACCGATTATCGCGGGTAACTGGAAAATGTTCAAAACTGTTTCCGAAGCAATTAGCTTCGTAAATGAAGTAAAAGGCAGCACAGTAGAAGGCGTTGAGAGCGTAATTTGCTCCCCATTCACGAATCTGCCTACTTTGGTTGAAGCTGTGAAAGGTACTGACGTTCACGTAGGTGCGCAAAACTTGCATTTCGAAGACAATGGCGCATACACAGGCGAAATCAGCGGCGTTATGCTGAAGGATCTTGGTGTGGAGTATGTTATTATCGGTCACTCCGAGCGTAGAGCTTACTTCGCTGAGACAGATGAAATCGTGAATAAGAAAGTCGTTGCAGCTTTCAAACACGGCCTAACTCCGATCCTTTGCGTAGGTGAAAAGTTGGAAGAGCGCGAAGCGGGTCAAACGAAAGATGTTTGTAAAGTGCAAACAGAAGCAGCTTTTGCTGGCCTTAGTGCAGAACAAGCAGCACAAGTTGTTATCGCTTATGAGCCAATCTGGGCTATTGGTACAGGTAAATCTTCCACTGCTGAAGATGCACAAGACGTCATCGGCTACATCCGTCAACTTGTGAGCGGTCTATACGGCGCGTCCGTAGCAGATGCAGTTCGCATTCAATATGGCGGCAGCGTGAAGCCGAACAACATTGCTGAGTACATGGCACAGCCTGACATTGATGGAGCACTTGTAGGCGGAGCGAGCTTAGAGCCAGCTTCCTACATCCAGCTTGTCCAGGGGGCGAAGTAA
- the pgk gene encoding phosphoglycerate kinase: protein MSKKSVRDVEVAGKRVFVRVDFNVPVENGQITDETRIRESLPTIKFLVEKGAKVILASHFGRPKGQVVEELRLTPVAAKLAELLGQSVIKADVSIGEIVKAQVDALENGDVLLLENVRFNEGEEKNDPELAKAFAELADLFVNDAFGAAHRAHASTEGIAHFIPAVSGLLMEKELDVLGKALNNPERPFTAIVGGSKVKDKIAVIENLLNIADNVLIGGGLSYTFLKAQGHEIGKSLVDNEKLDLALSFIEKAKEKGVNFLIPVDIVVADKFSADANTQIVDVDGIPADWEGIDIGPKTRELYADVIAKSKLVVWNGPMGVFEIEPFSHGTREVAQACATTEGYTVIGGGDSAAATEKFHLADQMNHMSTGGGASLEFMEGKALPGVVALNDK from the coding sequence ATGAGTAAGAAAAGTGTTCGCGATGTTGAAGTAGCTGGTAAAAGAGTATTTGTTCGCGTTGATTTCAACGTACCTGTAGAGAATGGTCAAATCACCGACGAAACACGAATTAGAGAATCACTGCCTACGATTAAATTCTTAGTAGAAAAAGGCGCGAAAGTCATCCTTGCGAGTCATTTCGGACGTCCGAAAGGTCAAGTCGTGGAAGAATTGCGTTTGACGCCTGTAGCCGCAAAGTTGGCTGAATTACTTGGTCAATCCGTGATTAAAGCGGATGTATCGATTGGCGAAATCGTGAAGGCGCAAGTGGATGCTCTTGAAAATGGTGACGTTCTCTTGCTTGAAAACGTTCGTTTCAATGAAGGTGAAGAGAAAAATGATCCAGAACTCGCAAAAGCTTTTGCTGAGCTTGCAGACCTGTTCGTTAATGATGCATTCGGTGCTGCTCACCGTGCGCATGCTTCGACGGAAGGAATCGCACACTTCATTCCAGCAGTTTCCGGCTTATTGATGGAGAAAGAGCTTGATGTTCTAGGTAAAGCATTGAACAACCCAGAGCGTCCTTTCACAGCCATCGTTGGCGGATCCAAAGTGAAAGACAAGATCGCTGTCATTGAGAACCTCCTGAACATTGCAGATAACGTCCTTATTGGCGGTGGTCTGTCCTATACATTCCTGAAAGCACAAGGTCACGAAATCGGTAAATCCCTCGTGGATAACGAGAAACTAGACCTAGCGCTTAGCTTCATTGAGAAAGCCAAAGAAAAAGGCGTTAACTTCTTAATTCCAGTTGATATCGTTGTCGCTGATAAATTCAGCGCAGATGCGAACACACAAATCGTTGACGTTGACGGCATTCCTGCGGATTGGGAAGGCATTGACATCGGACCGAAAACGCGTGAGCTTTACGCAGACGTTATCGCGAAATCCAAGCTGGTTGTTTGGAACGGACCGATGGGCGTATTCGAAATCGAGCCTTTCTCCCACGGTACACGTGAAGTAGCACAAGCTTGTGCAACTACTGAGGGTTATACCGTTATCGGTGGTGGCGATTCCGCTGCAGCAACAGAGAAATTCCACTTGGCTGACCAAATGAACCATATGTCCACAGGCGGCGGAGCTTCCTTGGAATTCATGGAAGGCAAAGCATTGCCAGGCGTAGTAGCCTTGAACGATAAATAA
- the gap gene encoding type I glyceraldehyde-3-phosphate dehydrogenase has protein sequence MTTKVGINGFGRIGRNVFRAALNNSEVQIVAVNDLTDVKTLAHLLKYDTTHGKLDATVEAGEGELIVNGRSIKVFAERDPGNLPWASVGAEIVIESTGIFTAKEKASLHLKGGAKKVIISAPASDEDITIVLGVNEDKYDPAAHTIISNASCTTNCLAPFAKVINDSFGIVKGMMTTVHSYTNDQSVLDVPHKDLRRARAAAENIIPSSTGAAKAIGLVLPELKGKLNGMAMRVPTPNVSVTDLVVELKVNVTVDEVNAALKQASEGPLKGILNYTEDALVSSDFNGDPASSTIDALSTMVVGDNMLKVVSWYDNEWGYSNRVVDLVAFIAKKGL, from the coding sequence ATGACAACAAAAGTAGGTATTAACGGTTTCGGACGTATTGGTCGTAACGTATTTCGCGCAGCTTTGAACAACTCAGAAGTACAGATCGTTGCAGTAAACGATTTGACTGACGTTAAAACATTGGCTCATTTGCTCAAATATGACACAACTCACGGTAAACTAGACGCTACAGTTGAAGCTGGTGAAGGCGAATTGATCGTTAACGGTCGTTCCATCAAAGTTTTTGCTGAGCGTGACCCTGGGAACTTGCCTTGGGCATCTGTAGGCGCAGAAATCGTTATCGAATCTACTGGTATTTTCACAGCTAAAGAAAAAGCATCCCTTCACTTGAAAGGCGGAGCTAAGAAAGTTATCATTTCCGCTCCAGCTTCCGACGAAGATATCACAATCGTACTTGGTGTTAACGAAGATAAATACGATCCAGCAGCTCACACAATTATCTCCAACGCTTCTTGTACGACAAACTGTCTGGCTCCTTTCGCGAAAGTTATCAACGATAGCTTCGGTATCGTAAAAGGTATGATGACAACTGTTCACTCTTACACAAATGACCAATCCGTGCTTGACGTTCCTCATAAAGATCTTCGTCGTGCTCGCGCAGCAGCTGAGAACATCATTCCTTCCAGCACTGGTGCAGCAAAAGCAATCGGTCTTGTTCTTCCTGAACTTAAAGGCAAATTGAACGGTATGGCTATGCGTGTTCCTACACCTAACGTATCCGTTACTGATTTGGTAGTTGAATTGAAAGTTAACGTAACAGTTGACGAAGTAAACGCAGCTCTGAAACAAGCTTCCGAAGGCCCGCTTAAAGGCATTCTGAACTACACAGAAGATGCGCTAGTATCCAGCGACTTCAATGGTGACCCAGCTTCCTCCACAATCGATGCTCTTTCCACAATGGTAGTTGGCGACAACATGCTGAAAGTGGTTTCCTGGTACGATAACGAGTGGGGCTACTCCAACCGTGTTGTTGACTTGGTAGCTTTCATCGCTAAAAAAGGTCTGTAA
- a CDS encoding sugar-binding transcriptional regulator: MREILDIQKQLLPDLMDIMKKRYSILHHILVSGVVGRRTLASSLDMTERVLRGEVDFLKELGLLESDATGMKITESGRQLLEDMQPIIKMAFGLTDLEESIAKSYSISQVIVVPGDSDTSVFTKKELGRAGAAALRKYVSKDDIIAVTGGSTMAQIANNLAISSSMKGSWFVPARGGLGESVDMQANTIASIMAKKTGGKYRLLHVPDHLGEEAYQSLIQDPQIQEVVDAVRSCRIVVHGIGDAMVMARRRKVDAETTRSLEAEGALAEALGYYFDRQGNVVHKMPTVGLRLEDLQRIEVVIGVAGGKSKGEAIASVLRHGQEDVLVTDEAAALEIMKHV; this comes from the coding sequence ATGAGAGAAATACTTGACATTCAGAAACAGCTCTTGCCGGATCTCATGGACATCATGAAGAAGCGGTACTCGATCCTACATCATATCTTAGTCTCAGGTGTTGTCGGACGTAGAACGTTAGCTTCTTCACTCGATATGACTGAACGCGTGCTGCGCGGGGAAGTTGATTTCCTTAAGGAGCTTGGACTTCTCGAATCGGATGCCACAGGGATGAAGATTACAGAGTCCGGCCGTCAATTGCTTGAAGACATGCAGCCCATCATTAAGATGGCTTTTGGATTGACGGACTTGGAGGAAAGCATTGCTAAGTCGTACAGCATCTCGCAAGTGATTGTTGTTCCGGGAGACTCCGACACTTCGGTATTTACGAAGAAGGAGCTAGGACGTGCAGGTGCAGCAGCACTCCGCAAGTATGTGTCCAAAGATGACATCATCGCTGTAACCGGCGGATCTACGATGGCGCAGATTGCCAATAACCTGGCGATATCCTCTTCCATGAAAGGCAGCTGGTTCGTACCTGCTCGCGGTGGACTTGGTGAGAGTGTGGATATGCAGGCGAATACCATTGCTTCTATTATGGCCAAGAAAACAGGCGGTAAATACCGATTGCTGCATGTACCGGATCATCTCGGGGAGGAAGCGTACCAATCGCTTATCCAAGATCCGCAAATTCAAGAAGTTGTTGACGCAGTTCGCAGTTGTCGCATCGTTGTACACGGTATCGGGGATGCTATGGTCATGGCACGCAGACGTAAGGTCGACGCGGAGACGACACGCAGTCTGGAAGCCGAAGGTGCTCTCGCAGAGGCGTTAGGGTACTATTTTGACCGCCAAGGCAATGTGGTTCACAAGATGCCAACCGTAGGACTTCGTCTGGAGGATCTTCAGCGTATTGAAGTCGTCATTGGTGTAGCCGGCGGGAAGAGTAAAGGGGAAGCAATAGCTTCCGTGCTTCGTCATGGACAGGAAGATGTTCTTGTGACCGATGAGGCAGCAGCTTTGGAAATTATGAAGCATGTTTAA
- the clpP gene encoding ATP-dependent Clp endopeptidase proteolytic subunit ClpP, with product MSFIPMVVEQDARGERGYDIYSRLLKDRIIFLGTGVNDVVANSIIAQLLFLAAQDPDKDISLYINSPGGSITAGMAIFDTMQFIKPDVSTICVGMAASMGAFLLTAGAKGKRYALPNSEVMIHQPLGGAEGQASDIEIRAKRILKMRDNLNKILAERTGQTFERIEKDTDRDNFMSAAEAAEYGLIDKVIERV from the coding sequence ATGAGTTTTATTCCTATGGTCGTCGAACAGGACGCGCGCGGTGAAAGAGGGTATGACATCTACTCTCGCTTGCTGAAGGACCGCATTATTTTCTTAGGCACGGGTGTCAACGATGTTGTGGCGAATTCCATCATTGCTCAGCTACTTTTCTTGGCCGCACAAGATCCTGATAAAGATATCTCGCTTTACATCAACAGCCCTGGCGGTTCCATTACAGCCGGTATGGCCATCTTTGACACGATGCAGTTCATTAAGCCAGACGTATCCACGATCTGCGTTGGTATGGCGGCTTCCATGGGGGCATTCCTCCTCACAGCAGGTGCCAAAGGCAAACGTTATGCTTTGCCAAACAGTGAAGTCATGATTCACCAACCACTAGGTGGTGCTGAAGGTCAAGCCTCAGACATCGAAATCCGCGCTAAGCGTATTTTGAAAATGAGAGACAACCTGAACAAAATCCTAGCAGAGCGCACGGGTCAAACTTTCGAGCGCATTGAAAAGGATACAGACCGGGACAATTTCATGAGTGCTGCGGAAGCGGCCGAATACGGACTCATCGATAAAGTCATCGAGCGCGTCTAA